From Candidatus Hydrogenedentota bacterium:
GCGATCTTCATCAGTTGACCCACCCCTTCCCGGTCCAGTACCTCGAAGGGATTATTGAGCAGCACTTTGTGCTTGGAGCCGCCAAATTCAACACCTTCCAGATAGCGCTGCAGGAATTTGCCTTCGGCATCATCCCGGGAATAACCGAAAGTCATCTGGGTCAGGTCATTGGTGCCGAAGCTGAAGAACTCGGCATGCCTGGCGATAGCGTCGGCGGTGAGAGCCGCCCTGGGAATCTCGATCATGGTGCCGAACTTGTAGGAGATTTCCACCTTCTCCCGCTCCATCACTTCCCGGGCGACGCTTTCCAGTTGCTGACGGGCAAAATCAAGCTCGTTCACATGACCCACAAGAGGAATCATGATCTCAGGCAAGACCTCGATGCCGTCGCGCTTGACGGCAATAGCCGCCTCGAAAATGGCCTGCACCTGCATCTTATTGATCTGGGGATAAACCAGACCCAGGCGGCAGCCCCGCA
This genomic window contains:
- a CDS encoding pyruvate, phosphate dikinase (catalyzes the formation of phosphoenolpyruvate from pyruvate), producing LLDPPLHEFLPKEEHLIEEVATMKAKGQSGAELREKEVLLRKVRELKESNPMMGLRGCRLGLVYPQINKMQVQAIFEAAIAVKRDGIEVLPEIMIPLVGHVNELDFARQQLESVAREVMEREKVEISYKFGTMIEIPRAALTADAIARHAEFFSFGTNDLTQMTFGYSRDDAEGKFLQRYLEGVEFGGSKHKVLLNNPFEVLDREGVGQLMKIA